Within Verrucomicrobiia bacterium, the genomic segment CGGATGTTTTTCCTTGAATTTGCCGTCCCCGAGCTGGCAAAAAAATGCGCCCCGGGGGAGTTCGTAATGATTCAAGTCGAGCCGGGCACAGACCCTTTTCTGCGGCGGGCTTTTTCGGTCTTTTACGCCGACCCCAAAAAGGGGAAATTGACGATACTCGGCAAAAGCTACGGCTTCGGCACCACGCTTTTGCGGGAGAAAAGAATTGGAGACCGCTTAAAAATGGTCGGGCCGCTCGGCAACCGTTTCGGACGGGCCAAAAAGAAGGAGCGGACCCTTCTGGTTGCCGGTGGAGTCGGCCTGGCTCCGCTTTATTTTTATGAGCAGGATTTGTCGAAAAATATGCGTCGGGATGCCCAGCTCTTTTTGGGGACGCGGTCAAAAGATGAGGCGCTGGCCTTGAAAAAACTGATGCCTTCTGCGACCAATCTTCAATTCGCCACCGATGACGGCTCCTACGGCTACCGGGGGCGCGTCACGGATTTGTTGGAAAAGTGGCTAGAGAAGAATGGAAATGGGAGCCCGGTTCGGATTCTTTCCTGCGGGCCGGATGGGATGATGGCCAAGACGGTGGAAATCGCCAAAAAATTCGGTCTGCCCATTGAGGTGTCCTTGGAGACGGCGATGGCCTGCGGGTACGGCATCTGCATCGGCTGCGCGGTCAAGTCCGTCCCGGACGAAAAAATGGAATCGGAATTTCCCAGAACTTCGGACGGCTTCATCTACCAGCGGGCCTGCATCGACGGGCCGGTTTTCAACGGGCGCCAACTCGTGTGGGAGGCGGATTGAAACCGGATTTGAAAATCCACTTCGCCGGGATTGAATTCGCCAACCCGGTCTTGGTGGCGTCCGGCACCTTCAACTACGGCGAGGAGATGGCGAGTTTTTATCCCCTTTCGCAACTTGGCGGGATCGTCACGAAGTCGATTACCAAAAAAGCCCGGCCGGGGCATCCCTATCCCCGGACGTTCGAGACCAAAGGGGGAATGCTGAATGCCATCGGACTGGCGAATCCGGGGATCGATAAATTTTTGTCCAAAAAGATGCCTTTTCTGCGGAAGGCCGGCTCCCGGCTCGTTGTGAACATCGCCGGTTCCATTATCGAGGAGTTCGTTGAATTGGCCGTGCGGCTCTCGGATGTCGATGGAATCGATGCCCTTGAGGTGAACATCTCCTGTCCGAACGTCAAGGAAGGGGGGCTGGAGTTTTCCGCCACGCCCGAGCCGGCCTTCCGGGTGCTTTCCGCCGTGCGGAAGGCGACCCGGCTGCCGCTCATCGCCAAGCTTTCGCCGAACACCGCAGATGTCGGTGCCGTTGCCCGGGCGGCGGAGGAGGCCGGCATGGACGGCGTATCGCTTGTCAACACGCTGGTGGGGATGGCTGTTGACTTGAAAAAGAGGAAGCCGATTTTGTCCAACGTCACCGGCGGGCTTTCCGGCCCGGCCATCAAGCCGGTGGCTTTGGCGATGGTGCATAAGGTCGCCCGGCGGGTGAAAATTCCAGTGATGGCGATTGGCGGAGTCTCGAGCGCCACGGATGCTCTGGAATTTATGGTTTGCGGGGCCTCGCTGGTGCAGGTGGGCACGGCGAACTTCACCGATCCTTTGGCTGCGCCTAAAGTGGTGGAAGGAATCGAAAATTATCTGAAAGAGCAGAAAATAGCCGCTGTTAAAAATCTGGTCGGAACGCTGCGTGTTCCGGCCGAAAAAGAAGCGGCGACCGTTCAAGCGCCCAAATTAGATGAGCTTCGAGCCCAAACTTAAAGCGGCTTGCTCGGGCTCCGGCCATCTCTGTTTGGGACTGGACACGGAGCTGGAGAAGCTTCCCGTTCCGTTCGCCAAGTCGCCCGATTCGATTTTGAAGTTCAATCTGGAGATGGTTGAACTTTCCGCCAATTATGTTTCCGCTTACAAGCCGAATCTGGGGTTTTATGAGGCCTTGGGGAGTTTGGGCTGGGAAATCCTGAAGAAGACCTGCGCGGCGATTCCGAAGGGTAAAATCATCATCCTTGACGGCAAGCGGGGGGATATCGGCAACACGGCGCGGATGTATGCGCGGGCCATGTTCGACGAGCTGGGGGGGGATGCCTTGACGGTGAACCCGTATTTAGGTTCCGATTCGCTTTTACCCTTCATTGAAAACCCGGAAAAGGGCATTTATCTGCTTTGCTTGACTTCCAACGCCGGGGCTTCCGATTTTCAACTGTTTCCGCCTGCCGACCCGCTTTATCTGCGGGTGGCGCGGCGGGCTTCCGACTGGAACAAAAACAAAAACATCGGATTGGTGGTCGGGGCCACCCATCCGCAGCAGCTGGCTGCCGTTCGGGAAGCGGCTCCGGCGCTTCCCTTTTTGATTCCCGGCGTGGGGGCACAGGGGGGGAGTTTGGCCGAGGCCGTGCGCTACGGAACGGATGCTGGAAAAATTCCATCGCTTATCAACGTCTCCCGTTCAGTTTTGTATGCTTCGTCCGGCCCCGACTACAAGGAAAAGGCGGAGGCGGAACTGAAAAAAATGAAAGCGGAAATCGATTCGCTCCTTTCCGTTTGGGTTTAGCCATGCTTTTACCCACTCTGCGCCAAATGGCAGCGATTGACCGGGAAGGGATTGAAAATTTTAAAATTCCGGTCGTTGATTTGATGGAGAAAGCGGGCGCGGGGGTGGCCGCTTCGGCCGCGGATTTTTTGGGGAAGCCCGCCGGGAAAAAGGTTGCAATCTTGTGCGGCAAGGGGAACAACGGCGGGGATGGGCTGGTTTGCGGGCGGCTCTTGCTTGCGCAAAAGGCCAAAGTGAAAGTGTTTCTTCTGGCCAAGAAGATGGAGGTAAAGGGGGCGAGCGCGGCCAATCTGAAAAAATACCGCGGGCCGCTCTCGGAATGGGACGGCAGCGCCAAACCCGTTTTGCAGTTCCGGCCGGATTTAATTATCGACGCGTTGTTTGGCACGGGCTTCACCGGAGAACTGCCGCCGAAAGTTGCCGAGCTGGTCAGTGTTGTCAACCAACAAAAGCTTCCTGTAATCGCCGTGGATGTGCCCTCTGGCTTCGACGCCGATGCGGA encodes:
- a CDS encoding dihydroorotate dehydrogenase electron transfer subunit, whose amino-acid sequence is MLKDYDAVVTQAKKLPGRMFFLEFAVPELAKKCAPGEFVMIQVEPGTDPFLRRAFSVFYADPKKGKLTILGKSYGFGTTLLREKRIGDRLKMVGPLGNRFGRAKKKERTLLVAGGVGLAPLYFYEQDLSKNMRRDAQLFLGTRSKDEALALKKLMPSATNLQFATDDGSYGYRGRVTDLLEKWLEKNGNGSPVRILSCGPDGMMAKTVEIAKKFGLPIEVSLETAMACGYGICIGCAVKSVPDEKMESEFPRTSDGFIYQRACIDGPVFNGRQLVWEAD
- the pyrF gene encoding orotidine-5'-phosphate decarboxylase — protein: MSFEPKLKAACSGSGHLCLGLDTELEKLPVPFAKSPDSILKFNLEMVELSANYVSAYKPNLGFYEALGSLGWEILKKTCAAIPKGKIIILDGKRGDIGNTARMYARAMFDELGGDALTVNPYLGSDSLLPFIENPEKGIYLLCLTSNAGASDFQLFPPADPLYLRVARRASDWNKNKNIGLVVGATHPQQLAAVREAAPALPFLIPGVGAQGGSLAEAVRYGTDAGKIPSLINVSRSVLYASSGPDYKEKAEAELKKMKAEIDSLLSVWV